Genomic segment of Salvia splendens isolate huo1 chromosome 12, SspV2, whole genome shotgun sequence:
AATagcatgagattttaggagatgttgttttgtgttttaGATGGAGagggaaaataatatatttatattaatgtgagagagaatttttcccataaaaggaaatgtgacatctttcgtgaaacaaactaaaaaggaaagtgtgataTATATTATGGGACGAATGAGTACTATAACTtagtatttcctttttttacttgttttggtAACTAACAAGGGTATTCATCAACCGACCCAATTACTATTCTCAACGCTGATTTACAGGCATCTCGAACCTCGAATAGTAACATTCTCTTTGTTTCATATATcatgtataaaaaaatcatGTATGTCCATTTAGTGGTCATTTATCATTTAGGTCATAAGAAATTTCATTGAAAGAGAATCATGTATAAAAAAATCTTAATCAAATGTTACTATGATAGTATGCCCTAAAATTAAATTTGCCTATGCTACATGGtcgaaaaaaatttaatggagAGCAAATCTTTGAAATGGCTTGTTATGAAATACAGTAATTTTGGTTAATTAACAATTTGACATGAATGACTAATATGATCTTGGCAGCATATGATAAAATTGTTATATAGACCCAAAACTAAAACTGAATTCCATAAACCGAACTAGATAGTGCAACTTGTCTGAAACCAGAACCCACGCTCACTAATCGCCATTAGTTATTTTTCATACGAGAACAATTTCATGTATATTCAAATTCACAAATCAATGCAAAACACTGTTAGATACCCTGCTTGTAATCCACAACATTGATGTAAATGCACATATCGAAATTTAAAACAAAGGCAACCACGGATTGCAGTTAACCATCAAGCATTGCCCTCTTCATCTTCACTCAATATTTCATGATCGTTGTGGTGTTTCTGGGGATTGGACCAATCACCTAATTCATTTCTATAGTGTTCACGTGCAGAGGGCAGATTGTGGAAATCATTTCTCTCCTCCCTCTGTCAAGCAACATAGatcaaaataaatgaaaacTCGTAAGCATTATACATATTTCATTCTTTGTTTTGGATCGCATACCTCTTTGGATTTTTTGCCTTTCTTCCTTATTGATGAGAGATGGTTTGCAGCCTCATTAAATATTTTGAAGCCCTGAATATCTCCATTTTTAATGCTTGCTTCTAGCTGCCAACAACAAAAGGTTGATTTAATCTTGAGTTACCACCTAGAAGAATCTGAGATTCTCCCACCTGAATGTGAAATATGCAAAGGAGAACGCTAGCAATTGGCAGCCAGCTCTCTTCGGGAGATATTGATAGATTCGATCTGGAAAACAAGTCTACTCAATCCAAATGATATTTTGCAATTTGCATCACAGGAGGCAGATACTGGCAAATTGAAGTAAGATACATGATTTTAGAGTTTACACCTAAAAAAATCCACTGATAATAACTACCTATCTGCAAAAACATGCAGCAAGTGCAAATTTACCAACTACTATTGAACACATATATTCCAAACATTTAGAAGATTGTGCCAATAAGAGTGAAGTTTTTGAACTTTCTAGCAAAGCAGTCTCCATTGTGCAACATTATATAAGAATAGGATAATAAGACCAGTGTTACTTATGCATCAGGAGTTTATGGAAGATAAGTTCATCTGTATAAGCTTAAGATGCGCCCTAAgacgcgccctatggcgcgccacgtcatcagttttatcctccttcccccccacctgcagtggggcgccttaaggcgcgccctatggcgcgccacatcatcattttattgttttgtttaattaatttaaatgttttcaaataacaagtaacgagtaaataaaaaacgtctaaataacaaatggcgacgcattaataaaaaaaagttacaccattcaacttacaaaaaaaaacaaataagtcggtgcaattcccaactttcgacgcagctcatcgattaacgcccagagatattcggcttcgtcggggtcggtccacttcttgagggccttgtgcgtctgcaataacgtcctcgccatcgacgttgttgccaacgactcaaacgcggtggccgtctgggtcgggggCGTTTCCGGGAATGGAGATGGgtttgcagcggtcgaggatgaggtcgcggccgccttccccttggccttcgcacccttgacgccgggaggacaccggtgtgctggaactcccttcatccacgtacgtccggttgaggtcaaccgggtgattgccgctgctcgtgtaatcaccagcttcggtggtcttcgtcctcttcggcgcaccagtgtgcagaattccaccttggaacttatgtttgtccctcaagagcgcccagatggccccgtgcttgaagtcgtcgtacatcgaccggtacgacaacagcgctttagcgcgcacgtcgctcaagctctcgccgctcccttGTGCCCGTGTggacttctcgaactccgccgcgtacaagttcacttgcttcttcacttgatcccagtgcttgcggagttgctcacgtttgcgcttgtacgcggtcggcggcttggcctcattgtagaggccggcgatgcgctcccagtacgcgccctgcctctggttgttcgcgaaaatcgggtcttccgatatatctacccaacaccgggccaaaatgagTGTTTCGTCGTtggtgtagttcgtacggccgggggcgtactcatcgcaatttccaggaggcggcaacttctgcgcccgctgccggttccgcttctttttggctggggcgggATCGgaagacggctccatgtcagacaacccgtacgattccgtactgaaatcgggatcatactgggtgtcggcgtcgaacgaacgatattcgtcgggttctgtacccggccaacgcgcctctccgctaaacataggactattgggacttgaatccatttcgtagtaattatgtaaatgtaataataagtttcgaaagtgaaatcgtgaaatgaaattacaaccgaactctatttataaaaaaacgaaaccgcatgccatcgtccgcgtcgatcgtccgcgtagcccacagtgggccggacgatggcctatcgtccgcggccatcgtccgccctatactccgcgcccttagtatagctgtatagggcgcgacgatcgtccgcggcctatgtcacgcacccgcaatggggcggacgatggcgggcacggacgatgcgcgccatcgagcgtgtcatcgtccgccccattgcggatggcctaaggaACTAAACGAAGTtaattactaaaacaaagaaaaatgaaagCGTGATTCAAACCTCAAGTACGGGGCTAAATAGACGATAGCATAAACAGCGTAACGCCGCTTTCCGGTATCCATCCAAGCAAACACCCAGATCTACACCGATAAAGCACCATATCTCAAATCATTGACTAAAAATCAAATTATCAAACCAGATCCCCAAAATAGAGACGAAAAAGAGTGATTACCATCCAATTGAAATAAGGAATGAAGCTAATGATCCCCATAACGGCGAATCTCGCGTCGGCGGAGTCAATCAAAGATTCAGCCTCCATATCCTCCGGCGAAGGAGCCGCCGGAAAAATCAGCGAGTTGAGAATGCACGCGCCGATCGCCATAGCGACCGGCGCGTCGGTAGAGAGCTCCGCCCTGACCTTGCCATTTCCTGACCTCCTCTAAATCAAACCAATACtaacttaaaaaaattacaccGGCAAAAGGAAATAAAACCAACAGCGCTTAGTATAGATGTTAATATGAATACCTGTTTGAGTTTTTTGAGTTGGTTGTATCGTGTGTATATAGGCCTGGTGGAGGAAAAGTACGAGGGCTTAAGCGAGAGAGATGCTGACGGCGACGATGTGAGGCAGAGAGAGATCATTGAATGAGGTTGGACGGCGGTCGCATCTAACGTGCGCCTCGTGCGATATGATCGGAAATCTATTGGCTAaactttaattattaatttaatttataattacaaCAATTAGTCTTAATTTTAATCCTCGGGCAATGGAAATTTGAAATCTGTGCCATTATAGAGGTTTGGCATCTTTTATTGGGTATGTGAGCCCACATAAGGTTTTATTTGGTTTGGGGCTTGGAAAATcagaaataacaaacaaaacatGATTTCCTTTAATTCTCAATAAAATGAAGTTTTGTTGTTAAGGCGTTTTTCCGCTATTCAATAAATTGAGTATTCGAATTATTACAATTAGGGGTGAGCACTCGGGCTTCAATTCAGTTATTTCTCAAACCGAAGGAAAACTGAAAaatcgaatttagttcaaaactcaaaccgaaccgaacccgaaaaaccaaaaccgaacaaaactaaaaaaaccgaaattatatggaaaaaccaaaaaactgaaaaaaaaaaaaacatatactatatattaatatatatatatatatatatatatataatatatattttattttatataatagaaTATAGCAtatctataaaatataaaatataaaattaatagaatatatatataatacatattatatagaatatattaaatcaatagaatatatataatattatatttaaaatataattcgatTATTTGGTTTTTGCAGTTTTttttcgcccgaaccgaaccgaatttcaaaatttaggtttggtttggttcagatattcggttttcggtttttttgctGACCCCTAATTACAACTACGAGATAAATAGgaaattactctctccgtctcactTTAGGAGTTTCGGTCACTTTTGCATAccctttttataaaaatcatactccctccgtcccatagaaatatgccATTTGGgtttggcacgaattttaatgtagaattggtaaagtaaaagagaagaagaataagtagttgaaattgtgtagtggatggtGTAACCCATAAattataaagtaaaagtgaaggagaaaaatgttactaccataaatggatatgaactatttttatgggatggacgaaaaagaaaatatggcaTATTTCTATGGAACatagggagtaataaatagtaaaagtgaaaaaatggtaaagtaagagaaagaataatgttgtactttactatttctccactttaactatttattgatttttataaaaagggtgtgcaaaagtgaccgagactcctaaagtaAGATGGACTTCTcaacattattctttctcttactttacatttctccactttaactatttattataactTTTATAAAAAGGGCGTGCAAAAGTGACtaggactcctaaagtgggacggagggagtagaatttAATTGCTAAAAtgatttcttttaataaataaatttggtaTTCAAATTATTACAAATAGAAAATTATACTTAATTTTTGCTCTCTTATTAAAAATCTCTCttgaataattcaacaaaaataataaaaaaaattgcaatcaTGCTTTattaggccatctgcaacgctgtctcttatccgtcccttaaccgtctcttaaattactattcttgggcctcactgtactttttactccatctcttaactaagggacagaacctgcaaccctccatctcttatccgtctcttaaccatctcttaaattactattcattcattttcatttttttatttttatttccaacaaattcaattaataaaaacacatttaattaaataaaataaatttgcaacataaaattcttaaaaaaataaaaaaaaaacataattaaaaatcctaagaaatgaaaaatacataatttaatttcttccgctcactctcactaaattcaaaatctttaaagctcaaagaagaagaagaacggCGATGTTGTGTTTCTATCGATTGTCAAATTTTGCctaaatgtgctccattagatcatcttggagttgggcatGGGCGGTAGAGTCATGTGTCCTTGCTCGAATAGACAACCTTTCTTGtaaagacggatgcactccacttcgaggcggactacttgcggttgagcttccgggggcttcagggtcgaaccaatttcccgcctcggatCCTTCGTCTTgaacaatcatgttgtgcaagattatgcacgtatacatgatgtcaaccatgctctccatgaaccacgtacgagccggagctttgataatgttgaagcacgcttggagaaccccgaacgtcCGCTCTACATCCTttcgagcagcctcctgcttctgcgcaaaaagcgcctgctttgcgttcacatgCCTGCtacacgtcttcacgaaggttggccacttcgggtagatgctgTTGGTAAGATAGTACCTCATTTTATACccccggttgttagcgatgaagttgatggccgacgctttaccatccaaaacttcggcgaagaggtcggattggtggagcacgtttacgtcgttgttcgatccggggaccccgaagtacgcatgccagatccatagccggtagccggcaacggcctcgagtataacggtggggtgggtgcctttgtggccgctcgtgtacgaccccttccatgccacagggcaattcttccattgccaatacatgcaatcgacgctgccaaacATTCcagggaatccgtgcacttgttcgtgaaggcggagcagaaactggcaatctgtcgtgcttggcttccggagaaattcgtcggtgaaggctgcccggacgcctttgcagaattggagcaaacacattctcccagtgccctctccaatgtggaggtattcgtcgaacacatctgCCGTTTGTCCAGCCGCAAGCTGATGGATtgctgcagcgtcgtgtggctgggaagGCGTCGAACCGTTCTTGGAAGAattcttcccgggctgccaatgtatttgcgatgtggagaaa
This window contains:
- the LOC121756934 gene encoding uncharacterized protein LOC121756934 isoform X2, encoding MAIGACILNSLIFPAAPSPEDMEAESLIDSADARFAVMGIISFIPYFNWMIWVFAWMDTGKRRYAVYAIVYLAPYLRSNLSISPEESWLPIASVLLCIFHIQLEASIKNGDIQGFKIFNEAANHLSSIRKKGKKSKEREERNDFHNLPSAREHYRNELGDWSNPQKHHNDHEILSEDEEGNA
- the LOC121756934 gene encoding uncharacterized protein LOC121756934 isoform X1 translates to MISLCLTSSPSASLSLKPSYFSSTRPIYTRYNQLKKLKQRRSGNGKVRAELSTDAPVAMAIGACILNSLIFPAAPSPEDMEAESLIDSADARFAVMGIISFIPYFNWMIWVFAWMDTGKRRYAVYAIVYLAPYLRSNLSISPEESWLPIASVLLCIFHIQLEASIKNGDIQGFKIFNEAANHLSSIRKKGKKSKEREERNDFHNLPSAREHYRNELGDWSNPQKHHNDHEILSEDEEGNA